The Streptomyces tendae DNA segment CCGCCCGGCCCCGCCCCGACGTGCTGGTCGTCCTCACCGACGGCCGGACGCGCTGGCCCGCCTCACGTCCCCCCTGCCGGACGGTGGTCGGCCTGTTCCCCCGCCCCGGCCGGGCCGCCGACGAGGACGGTCCGGAGTACGTGCCGGACACCCCGCCCGAGTGGGCGCGCGTGGTCACCGTCGGGGACCCGCACGGATGAGCGGCCCGGCGAGTCACTCACCGGACCGCTCGACCCGTGGGCGGCTGATCGGCCCGGCGCGTTCCCGACGCTCGGCCGACCGTCAGGAAGCGGGCTGCCGCAGTACGGCGACGGCGCGCGGGCCGAGGGTGAGGGTGCCGTCGGCGTCGGCGGAGCCGAGCAGCACCTCGCCGCCGAGGCCCGGCACCGGGACGGTGCCGTCGGTGCGGTTCACCAGGAACACGAACCGGCCCCCGGGACCCCGGCGGACCACCGGCTCCACCGATCCCCGTGCCACGGCGGGCAGTTCGCTCTCCACACCGGAAGGCTCCAGCAGCCGCGGCAGCAGCGCGGTGAGCCCGTCCACGCCGAGCCGGGTGGAGACGTAGGCCGCGGAGCCGCTGCCCGTCGGGCGGCGGGTGACGGCGGGCCGGCCGGCCTGCTCACCCGTGCGGTAGCGGACCAGGACCTCCGTCTCGTCGGCGGTCACCGTGATGCGGTCGGTCCACAGCGTGCCGGTCGTGGCGTCGTCCAGCTCCACGCCGTCCCCGGCGAGCAACGGCGCGAACTCGTCGACCCGGATGCCCAGCAGGTCCCGCAGGGCGCCCGGGTAGCCGCCGAGCCACACGTGGTCGTGCTCGTCGACGACGCCCGAGAAGTAGGTGGTGATCAGATGGCCGCCCTGCTCGGCGTACCGGGTGAGGGTCTTGGCCAGGTCGGCGGGCACCAGGTGCAGCACCGGCGCGATCAGCACCTGGTGACGGTGCAGGTCGGACCGGGTGGTGACCAGGTCGGCGCGGATGCCGAGGCGCAGCAGCGCCGCGTACCAGTCGAGGGCCTCCTGCCGGTAGTCGAGCAGCGAGGTGGGATGGGAGTCCTGCTCGCTGGCCCACCACGAGTCCCAGTCGTACACGATGCCGACCGTCGCGGGCTCCCGCTCGCTGCCGGACACCGGGGCCAGCGCCTTGAGCGTGGCGCCGAGTTCGGCCACCGAGCGGAACAGGTCGCTGTCCGCGCCGGCGTGCGGCACCATCGCCGAGTGGTACTTCTCGGCGCCCGCCGCCGACTGCCGCCACTGGAAGAAGCAGACCGCGTCCGCCCCGTGCGCCACGTGCAGCAGGGAGTCGCGCGCCAGCTCGCCGGGGCGCTTGGCCACGTTCACCGGCTGCCAGTTGACGGCGCTGGTCGAGTGCTCCATCAGGAACCACGGCCGGCCGCCGGCGATGCCGCTGGTGAGGTTGGCGGAGAAGGACAGCTCGTCGCGGTCCTGAGGGCCGGGGTGCACGTAGTGGTCGTTGGAGACGAAGTCGATCTCCTCCGCCCAGTCCGCGTAGTCCATGCCCTTGGTGTTGCCCATCACCATGAAGTTGGTGGTGACCGGCACGTCCGGGGTGATCTCGCGCAGGACGTCCCGCTCGGCGCGCAGGTGGTCCTTCAGCGCGTCCGACGAGAACCGCTTGAAGTCCAGCTGCTGCGTCGGGTTGGGGTGCGAGGCGGCCAGTCGCGGCGGCAGGATCTGCTCCCAGGCGGAGTACCGCTGCGACCAGAACGCGGTGCCCCACGCGTCGTTGAGCGCGTCCAGGGTGCGGTACCGCTCGCGCAGCCACTCCCGGAAGGCACGGGCCGCGTCGTCGGAGTAGTCGTAGACGTTGTGACAGCCCAGCTCGTTGCTGACGTGCCAGGCGACGAGCGCCGGGTGGTCCCGGTAGCGCTCGGCGATCTTCCGCACCAGGTCCAGGGCGTACCGGCGGAAGACGGGCGAGGTGGGACGCCAGTGCTGGCGGGCGCCCGGCCACAGGGTCTCGCCGGTGGCGGTGACCGGGAGGACCTCCGGGTGGGCCGTGGTCAGCCACGGCGGCGGGGAGGCGGTGGCGGTGGCCAGGTCGACGCCGACCCCGCCCTCGTGCAGCAGGTCGAGCACCTCGTCCAGCCAGCCGAAGTCCCAGGTGTCCGCCGTCGGCTGGATGCGGGCCCAGGAGAAGATGCCGACGGACACGAGGTTCACGCCGGCCTCCCGCATCAGCCGGACGTCCTCCTCCCACACGGACCGGGGCCACTGCTCGGGGTTGTAGTCGGCACCGAAGAGGAGACGGGGGGCGGTGTCACCGTCCGTCCCGCCGGTACGGGACAGGAGGGTGGAGATCATGGCGGTCCTTCCGGGTGGGCGCATCGGGCGGCGCGCGGGTGCGCGCGCCGCCCGCGGGGTGGTGCGTGTCGCTACTTCTCGACGGTGAAGCCCTGCTCCTCGCCGTACTTCACGGAGGCGTCCTGCCAGGCCTTCAGACCGTCCGGCAGCGTGGTGCCGGAGATGTAGGCCTTGCCGACCGTGTCGTTGAAGATCGAGTTGGCGTACGCCTGGAAGGGCAGGTACGACCAGTCGTCGGCGACGTTGGCGGCGGAGGCGGCGAAGATTTCGTTGGCCTTCTGGCCGCCGAAGTACGAGAACTCCTTGTCGAGGAACTCGGTGGACTTCAGCTCCGCCTGGGTGGCGGGGAAGGCGCCCTCGGAGACGCGGGAGGCGACACCGTCACCGGAGTTGGCGTACTCCACGAAGGCGTAGGCCAGTTCCTTGTTCTCGGCGAGGGCGGGCACGGTCAGCGCGCTGCCGCCGTTCTCCGCGCTGGCCTTGTCGCCCTTGGCCCACGCGGGCAGGGCGGCCACGCGCCACCGGCCGGAGGCGTTCGGCACGCCCGACTCGAAGTTGGCGGGCATCCAGGCGCCGGTCGACAGGGTGGCTATGGAGCCGTCGCCGAGACCCTTGTACCAGTCGTCGGTCCAGCTGGTGACCGGCGCGAGCAGCTTCTCGTCGATCAGCTTCTGCCAGACGGCCGTGAACTTCTGGGCGCCCGCGTCACTGAAGTCGATCTTCACCTTGGTGCCGTCGACCTTGTAGGGCCGCGAACCGGCCTGCCAGAGCAGGCTGGTGGTGAAACCGGCGTCACCGGTGTCGTTGGCGATATAGGCCTTGGGGTCGGCCTTGTGCAGCTTGCGGGCCGCTTCCAGGTACTCGTCCCAGGTGGTGGGGACGGTGATCTTGTACTTGTCGAAGACCTGCTTGTTGTAGAACAGCGCCATCGGGCCGGAGTCCATGGGCAGGCCGTAGACCTTGTCGCCCTCGGTGACGGCGTTCCACGGGCCCGGCGTGTACTTCGAGGCCAGCTTGTCCGCGCCGAAGCCGGACAGGTCGGTCAGGCCCTTGGTGAGGGAGTACTGGCCGACCGAGAAGTACTCGAGCTGGGCGACGTCCGGTACGCCCTTGCCGGCGGAAATGGCGTTCGACAGCGCGGTGTAGTGCTTGTCGCCGGAACGCTCGCTGACCAGGTTGATCTTGACCTTGGGGTACTTCTTCTGGAAGTCGGCGGCGACCGTCTTCAGCGTGGGTTCCCACGACCAGACGGTGACCGTGCCGCCCTTGTCCAGGGCCGCCTGGATG contains these protein-coding regions:
- a CDS encoding beta-galactosidase, with the protein product MISTLLSRTGGTDGDTAPRLLFGADYNPEQWPRSVWEEDVRLMREAGVNLVSVGIFSWARIQPTADTWDFGWLDEVLDLLHEGGVGVDLATATASPPPWLTTAHPEVLPVTATGETLWPGARQHWRPTSPVFRRYALDLVRKIAERYRDHPALVAWHVSNELGCHNVYDYSDDAARAFREWLRERYRTLDALNDAWGTAFWSQRYSAWEQILPPRLAASHPNPTQQLDFKRFSSDALKDHLRAERDVLREITPDVPVTTNFMVMGNTKGMDYADWAEEIDFVSNDHYVHPGPQDRDELSFSANLTSGIAGGRPWFLMEHSTSAVNWQPVNVAKRPGELARDSLLHVAHGADAVCFFQWRQSAAGAEKYHSAMVPHAGADSDLFRSVAELGATLKALAPVSGSEREPATVGIVYDWDSWWASEQDSHPTSLLDYRQEALDWYAALLRLGIRADLVTTRSDLHRHQVLIAPVLHLVPADLAKTLTRYAEQGGHLITTYFSGVVDEHDHVWLGGYPGALRDLLGIRVDEFAPLLAGDGVELDDATTGTLWTDRITVTADETEVLVRYRTGEQAGRPAVTRRPTGSGSAAYVSTRLGVDGLTALLPRLLEPSGVESELPAVARGSVEPVVRRGPGGRFVFLVNRTDGTVPVPGLGGEVLLGSADADGTLTLGPRAVAVLRQPAS
- a CDS encoding ABC transporter substrate-binding protein → MRRRTSRLLGGIALVTSLALGATACGGSDDGSGTEAVSAEDIQAALDKGGTVTVWSWEPTLKTVAADFQKKYPKVKINLVSERSGDKHYTALSNAISAGKGVPDVAQLEYFSVGQYSLTKGLTDLSGFGADKLASKYTPGPWNAVTEGDKVYGLPMDSGPMALFYNKQVFDKYKITVPTTWDEYLEAARKLHKADPKAYIANDTGDAGFTTSLLWQAGSRPYKVDGTKVKIDFSDAGAQKFTAVWQKLIDEKLLAPVTSWTDDWYKGLGDGSIATLSTGAWMPANFESGVPNASGRWRVAALPAWAKGDKASAENGGSALTVPALAENKELAYAFVEYANSGDGVASRVSEGAFPATQAELKSTEFLDKEFSYFGGQKANEIFAASAANVADDWSYLPFQAYANSIFNDTVGKAYISGTTLPDGLKAWQDASVKYGEEQGFTVEK